A genomic segment from Deinococcus roseus encodes:
- the hemH gene encoding ferrochelatase: MTETIGVLFMAYGGPESLEDLPGYLSDIRHGRTTSKEVLEEITHNYASIGGKSPLLGITQEQAEKATALLNQNGVKYKAYLGMRHWAPWIEETVRDMLDDGIKKAVAVVLAPHYSSLSVAKYHQKVKAGLEMFHGQIDFEFIESYHDHPKYIQAMVNRVKMGLAQFAEGEDVHVVLSAHSLPERIIKMGDPYQDQLFESARLIAEGAGLQEGQWSWSYQSAGRSPEPWLGPQLEDHVTALHEKGVRNVVSVVIGFVSDHVEILYDIDIKAQEVAKARGMTLVRPPSLNTDSLYMETLAELIGEKARGLLE; the protein is encoded by the coding sequence ATGACAGAAACGATCGGTGTGCTTTTCATGGCTTACGGCGGCCCCGAGTCTCTGGAAGACCTGCCCGGTTACCTGAGCGACATCCGGCACGGTCGCACCACCAGCAAGGAAGTGCTGGAGGAGATCACCCACAACTACGCCTCCATTGGCGGAAAAAGCCCTCTGCTGGGCATCACACAAGAGCAGGCAGAGAAAGCCACAGCCCTGCTGAACCAGAACGGCGTGAAGTACAAAGCCTACCTGGGCATGCGCCACTGGGCCCCCTGGATTGAAGAAACCGTGCGGGACATGCTGGATGATGGCATCAAAAAAGCCGTTGCGGTGGTGCTGGCCCCGCACTACAGCAGCCTGTCCGTGGCCAAGTACCACCAGAAAGTCAAAGCCGGTCTGGAGATGTTCCACGGCCAGATCGACTTTGAATTCATCGAGAGCTACCACGACCACCCCAAATACATTCAGGCCATGGTCAACCGGGTGAAAATGGGTCTGGCCCAGTTCGCAGAAGGGGAGGACGTGCATGTGGTGCTGAGTGCCCACAGCCTTCCCGAGCGCATCATCAAGATGGGGGATCCTTACCAGGACCAGCTTTTTGAAAGCGCCCGCCTGATTGCTGAGGGTGCAGGACTGCAGGAAGGCCAGTGGAGCTGGTCTTACCAGTCTGCAGGCCGCAGCCCCGAACCCTGGCTGGGGCCACAACTTGAGGACCATGTGACTGCCCTGCATGAAAAAGGGGTCAGAAACGTGGTCAGTGTGGTCATTGGCTTTGTCAGCGATCACGTGGAAATCCTTTATGACATCGACATCAAGGCCCAGGAGGTCGCAAAAGCCCGGGGCATGACCCTGGTGCGGCCTCCCAGCCTCAACACCGATTCCCTGTACATGGAAACCCTGGCAGAACTGATTGGAGAGAAAGCCAGGGGTTTGCTGGAATGA
- the hemG gene encoding protoporphyrinogen oxidase, with the protein MTASPKKVVVVGGGIAGLSAAWELFQKGIPFVLLEESGRLGGKITTARYRGFLIEGAADAFITQKPYAEQLARELGMEDDLISTLPENKKTYLLREGQLHRIPPSFRLIAPLDEEEFLASGLLSEEGKKRLLEEQFIPAKEGEGDESLASFITRRFGPEATTTIAEPMLGGIYVSDPQKLSMQAAFPQYLRMEQEHGSVIRGVRENHRKNPPTKPVFYSLKNGMGSLIERLYTELHEHIQLGANVVRIDREHRVHLEDGEVIEASQVILATPAATSKAFLQEDFADTARLLDEMETNSSAVAVFGFSRDQIELDTSTYGFIVSGFEETPLLAATLHSSKFAGRAPDKHVLLRAYLGGHRNPQIPLMHSPDIAEIGLNALRPILGIQGSPQFWRVYNWLDNNPMYKVGHLDRVKTIQQSLPDSIKLIGSSYGGVGIPDCIRYAREMVRQMVS; encoded by the coding sequence ATGACGGCCAGCCCCAAAAAAGTGGTGGTTGTGGGCGGAGGGATTGCGGGTCTCTCCGCCGCCTGGGAGCTGTTTCAAAAAGGCATTCCTTTTGTGCTGCTGGAAGAATCGGGCCGTCTGGGAGGCAAGATCACCACCGCCAGATACCGGGGTTTCCTGATTGAAGGGGCAGCCGATGCCTTCATCACCCAGAAGCCTTACGCAGAGCAACTGGCCCGTGAACTGGGCATGGAAGACGACCTGATCAGCACCCTTCCAGAGAACAAAAAAACCTACCTGCTGCGGGAAGGACAGCTTCACCGCATTCCCCCCAGCTTCAGACTGATTGCCCCTCTGGACGAGGAGGAATTTCTGGCTTCAGGCTTGCTGTCTGAGGAGGGCAAAAAGCGTCTGCTGGAGGAACAGTTCATTCCTGCAAAAGAAGGGGAAGGCGATGAAAGCCTTGCCTCCTTCATCACCCGCAGGTTTGGACCGGAAGCCACCACCACCATTGCAGAACCCATGCTGGGTGGCATTTACGTGTCTGACCCGCAGAAACTCAGCATGCAGGCGGCGTTTCCGCAGTACCTGAGAATGGAGCAAGAGCACGGCAGCGTGATCAGGGGGGTGCGGGAAAACCACCGCAAAAACCCACCCACAAAGCCTGTTTTCTACTCCCTGAAAAACGGCATGGGCAGCCTGATCGAACGCCTTTACACCGAACTCCACGAGCACATCCAGCTTGGGGCCAATGTGGTGAGAATTGACCGGGAGCACAGGGTTCACCTGGAAGATGGAGAGGTCATTGAAGCCAGTCAGGTGATCCTGGCCACCCCCGCAGCCACCAGCAAGGCTTTCCTGCAGGAAGATTTTGCAGACACTGCAAGGCTGCTGGATGAAATGGAAACCAACAGTTCCGCTGTGGCGGTTTTTGGATTCAGCAGGGACCAGATTGAATTGGACACCTCCACCTACGGCTTCATTGTGTCGGGCTTTGAAGAAACCCCCTTGCTGGCGGCCACCCTGCATTCCAGCAAATTTGCAGGCCGTGCCCCCGACAAACATGTGCTGCTCAGGGCTTACCTGGGAGGGCACCGCAACCCCCAGATTCCCCTGATGCACAGCCCGGACATTGCCGAAATCGGATTGAACGCCCTCAGGCCCATCCTGGGCATTCAGGGAAGCCCGCAGTTCTGGCGGGTCTACAACTGGCTGGACAACAACCCCATGTACAAAGTCGGGCACCTGGACCGGGTGAAAACCATCCAGCAGAGTTTGCCAGACAGCATCAAACTGATTGGAAGCAGTTACGGTGGAGTGGGCATTCCCGACTGCATCCGCTATGCCCGTGAGATGGTGCGGCAGATGGTGTCCTGA
- a CDS encoding sensor histidine kinase, translated as MIENLPVFAFEAVFQHHPLGMWVVELNSLEIVQANQAAVKAYGYAPEEWTALTLMDLCIIEENQLREAFSRHASFAGGKEYVFVRKDQSALIVDLSWQVFQEGKVLLTAREVVREGSQLLSPLERMTELSRMIRAEHGLEAIQTLTQEVQQRMGEALQAAQVGIWEWDQISGQVLWDEQTAFLMGMALEEFDGRIESFNLRVHPDDLEGVGQAILQAREQQNPFEKSFRVKAPEGQHRWVMSRGRFDYTPEGVAYRMTGVILDISARIQAETALRESEKRLRELMDAQKRFIADAAHELRTPLTAIQGNLDIFLRYPNIPEDEKMDILTEVQREASRLGRLVNDMLQLARGDAGAALREEEVQLDQVMTEMWKDISRVVPFHHLILTEVEPVQVVGDHDRLKQLVLILLENALKYTPEGGTVTGSLKRKGHHVELRIADTGYGISEEDLPRVFERFYRADRSRQRGEDPGGTGLGLPIAKWIVEGHKGKIWLESELGAGTVAVVQLPLEESRFS; from the coding sequence ATGATTGAAAATTTGCCGGTATTTGCTTTTGAAGCCGTATTTCAGCACCACCCGCTGGGCATGTGGGTGGTGGAATTGAATTCACTTGAAATTGTGCAGGCCAACCAGGCAGCCGTAAAGGCTTACGGTTATGCCCCTGAAGAATGGACTGCCCTCACCCTGATGGACCTGTGCATCATCGAAGAAAACCAGCTCAGGGAAGCTTTTTCCAGACATGCCAGCTTTGCCGGGGGCAAAGAGTATGTTTTTGTGCGCAAAGACCAGTCTGCTCTGATTGTGGATCTGTCCTGGCAGGTGTTTCAGGAAGGCAAGGTGCTGCTGACCGCCCGTGAAGTGGTCCGGGAAGGTTCACAGTTGCTGTCCCCCCTTGAACGCATGACTGAGCTGTCTCGCATGATCCGTGCTGAACATGGGCTCGAAGCCATCCAGACCCTCACCCAGGAGGTGCAGCAGCGCATGGGAGAGGCGCTGCAGGCTGCCCAGGTGGGCATCTGGGAGTGGGACCAGATCTCAGGACAGGTGTTGTGGGACGAGCAAACCGCCTTCCTGATGGGCATGGCCCTGGAAGAATTCGATGGTCGCATCGAAAGTTTCAACCTCCGGGTGCATCCAGACGACCTGGAAGGCGTTGGACAGGCCATTTTGCAGGCCAGAGAGCAGCAAAATCCTTTTGAGAAATCCTTCCGGGTCAAAGCGCCAGAAGGGCAGCACCGCTGGGTGATGTCCCGTGGCCGTTTTGATTACACCCCTGAAGGGGTGGCTTACCGCATGACCGGGGTGATTCTGGACATCTCTGCCCGCATCCAGGCCGAAACTGCCCTCCGGGAAAGTGAGAAACGCCTGCGTGAACTGATGGACGCCCAGAAGCGCTTCATAGCAGATGCTGCCCATGAACTCAGGACCCCGCTCACTGCCATTCAGGGCAACCTGGACATCTTTCTGCGTTACCCCAACATCCCCGAAGATGAAAAAATGGACATCCTGACCGAAGTGCAGCGCGAAGCCAGCCGTCTGGGGCGTCTGGTCAACGACATGCTGCAACTGGCCAGAGGTGATGCTGGCGCTGCCCTGCGTGAGGAAGAAGTTCAGCTGGACCAGGTCATGACCGAGATGTGGAAAGACATCAGCCGGGTGGTGCCTTTTCACCACCTGATCCTGACAGAGGTGGAGCCAGTGCAGGTGGTGGGAGACCACGACCGCCTGAAACAGCTGGTGTTGATTTTGCTGGAAAACGCCCTCAAATACACCCCGGAAGGGGGAACGGTGACAGGAAGCCTTAAACGCAAAGGTCATCATGTGGAACTGCGCATTGCAGACACTGGATATGGCATTTCTGAGGAAGACCTGCCCAGGGTGTTTGAACGTTTTTACCGTGCAGACCGCTCCAGACAGCGGGGAGAAGATCCCGGTGGGACAGGCCTTGGCCTCCCCATTGCCAAATGGATTGTGGAAGGCCACAAAGGGAAAATCTGGCTGGAAAGCGAACTGGGGGCAGGAACGGTGGCGGTGGTTCAGTTGCCTCTGGAAGAATCGCGGTTTAGCTGA
- the fdhD gene encoding formate dehydrogenase accessory sulfurtransferase FdhD, with protein sequence MPSSKSVREFQVWSHQKGQEREKTDLLAVEEPLEIQLCFQDGVRTVAITMRTPGEDQALAAGFLFSEGFLTHPDQILHIKHFTPPGAIPTENTLRVTINTPLPDFAGLERHFFTNSACGVCGRNSFEQLALRCPPVVSDLQFTSQQILGLLPQLQAMQETFQITGGLHASGLVDRAGNLLSLTEDVGRHNALDRLLGGLFLAGQLPARDHLLLVSSRLSFELVQKTITAGIPILCGLSAPSSLAVELADAFNVTLIGFLRGSGFNVYSGRERIS encoded by the coding sequence TTGCCTTCCTCGAAAAGCGTGCGTGAATTTCAGGTCTGGTCGCACCAGAAAGGTCAGGAGCGGGAAAAAACGGACCTGCTGGCCGTGGAAGAACCGCTGGAAATCCAGTTGTGCTTTCAGGACGGGGTGCGCACGGTGGCCATCACCATGCGCACCCCTGGCGAAGACCAGGCCCTGGCTGCAGGTTTCCTGTTCAGCGAGGGTTTCCTGACCCATCCAGACCAGATCCTGCACATCAAGCACTTCACCCCTCCTGGAGCAATCCCCACAGAGAACACCCTGCGGGTCACCATCAACACCCCCCTGCCTGATTTCGCCGGTCTGGAACGGCATTTTTTCACCAACAGCGCCTGCGGGGTCTGTGGTCGCAACAGCTTTGAACAGCTGGCCTTGCGTTGCCCTCCGGTGGTTTCAGACCTTCAATTCACCTCGCAGCAAATTCTGGGTTTGCTGCCCCAGTTGCAGGCCATGCAGGAAACCTTCCAGATCACCGGAGGCCTGCATGCCAGCGGTCTGGTGGACCGCGCAGGAAACCTGCTCTCTCTTACAGAAGATGTGGGCAGACACAACGCACTGGACCGCTTGCTGGGAGGGCTTTTTCTGGCAGGTCAGCTGCCCGCCCGCGACCACCTGTTGCTGGTCAGCAGCCGCCTGAGTTTCGAGCTGGTGCAAAAAACCATCACCGCTGGCATCCCCATTTTGTGCGGCCTCTCCGCCCCCAGCAGTCTGGCCGTTGAACTGGCCGATGCCTTCAATGTGACCCTGATCGGGTTCTTGCGGGGGAGCGGTTTCAACGTGTACTCGGGAAGGGAGAGGATCAGCTAA
- a CDS encoding FdhF/YdeP family oxidoreductase has protein sequence MPLKPVHRGWDPRHWVSLSPFGLGHLKPNNFNEVFRAISENRDQLNYAYRILNEGVCDGCALGTTGMKDWTIKGIHLCNIRLRLLRLNTMPALNPEVLQDIAKLQKKSSADLRELGRIPFPMLRRKGDNHFSRISWEDALEHISVRIRSTEPEKLGVYVTSRGIPNETYYTVQKAVRAMGSNNIDNAARICHSPSTVALKEAIGVGATTCSYKDMIGTDVIVFVGSNPAVNQPVMMKYLYYAKKAGTRIIMVNPYREPAMDKYWIPSDTESALFGTRITDAFYQVVPGGDIAFLSGTLRHIIEHNWLDNAFIQDHTAGFEALKQRLLSTSWEDFEKGSGLTRTDMLEFALTLFKAQRGILVWSMGVTQNTRGEDTVHAVVNLALSRGFLGQEGSGLMPIRGHSGVQGGAEMGAYANVLPGGIPATPQNLQSLSEKWHFEVPTSSGLNAPEMLQQGMDILWSIGGNFLEVLPDPEGVKDTLSKVPLRIHQDIFLTSQMLVEGEEVLILPATTRYEIPGGVTETSTERRVIFSPEIEGPRIEEARWEGRVFLEVAKQVKPERAEHLTYTHMGALREEISQVIPMYRGIEKLQKRGDAFQYGGEMLCRGGHCPTPDGKAHFKALTLPERTLPEGAFSLVTRRGKQFNSMIHENIDPVNKAPRDAVLISHFDAELLGLKKGDTVRVHNTHGELLGTAFPCELKRGGLQVHWPEGNVLLDPSKHSPRAHIPAYKESFAFLEKRA, from the coding sequence ATGCCGCTCAAACCCGTACACCGTGGATGGGACCCCAGACACTGGGTTTCCCTCTCCCCTTTTGGCCTGGGGCACCTGAAACCCAACAATTTCAACGAGGTGTTCCGTGCCATCTCTGAGAACCGCGACCAGTTGAATTATGCCTACAGGATCCTCAATGAGGGGGTGTGTGACGGCTGTGCGCTGGGCACCACCGGCATGAAAGACTGGACCATCAAGGGCATCCATCTGTGCAACATCCGGCTGAGGCTCCTGAGGCTGAACACCATGCCTGCCCTGAATCCAGAGGTGTTGCAAGACATTGCAAAGCTGCAGAAGAAAAGCTCTGCTGACCTGCGTGAATTGGGTCGCATTCCTTTTCCGATGCTGCGCCGAAAAGGAGACAACCACTTTTCCCGGATCAGCTGGGAGGATGCTCTGGAGCACATCAGTGTGCGGATCCGCTCCACCGAACCCGAAAAACTCGGGGTGTATGTGACCAGCAGGGGCATTCCCAATGAAACCTACTACACGGTGCAGAAGGCCGTCCGGGCGATGGGCAGCAACAACATCGACAATGCCGCCCGCATCTGCCATTCTCCCAGCACCGTGGCCCTGAAAGAAGCCATTGGGGTGGGGGCCACCACCTGCAGCTACAAAGACATGATCGGTACGGATGTGATTGTGTTTGTGGGGTCCAATCCGGCCGTGAACCAGCCCGTGATGATGAAGTACCTGTATTACGCCAAGAAAGCAGGCACCAGAATCATCATGGTGAACCCTTACCGGGAACCGGCCATGGACAAATACTGGATTCCCAGCGACACCGAGAGTGCCCTTTTTGGCACCCGCATCACCGATGCTTTTTATCAGGTGGTTCCTGGTGGGGACATCGCGTTTTTGAGCGGGACGCTGAGGCACATCATCGAGCACAACTGGCTGGACAATGCCTTCATTCAGGACCACACCGCAGGTTTTGAGGCCCTCAAACAGCGCCTGCTCTCCACCTCCTGGGAGGACTTTGAAAAGGGAAGTGGCCTGACCCGCACCGACATGCTGGAATTTGCCCTGACCCTGTTCAAGGCGCAGAGGGGCATTCTGGTGTGGAGCATGGGGGTCACCCAGAACACCCGCGGCGAGGACACCGTGCATGCGGTGGTCAATCTGGCCCTTTCCAGAGGCTTTCTGGGACAGGAAGGCAGTGGCCTGATGCCCATCCGTGGACATTCTGGCGTGCAGGGCGGTGCAGAGATGGGGGCTTATGCCAATGTGCTTCCTGGCGGCATTCCTGCCACACCCCAGAACCTGCAGTCCCTCTCGGAAAAATGGCACTTCGAGGTGCCCACCTCCTCTGGTCTGAATGCCCCGGAGATGCTGCAGCAGGGCATGGACATCCTGTGGAGCATCGGGGGAAACTTTCTGGAGGTGCTGCCCGACCCGGAAGGCGTGAAAGACACCCTCAGCAAGGTGCCTCTGCGCATCCATCAGGACATCTTTCTGACCTCCCAGATGCTGGTTGAGGGCGAAGAGGTGCTGATTCTGCCTGCCACCACCCGCTACGAAATTCCTGGTGGGGTCACCGAAACCTCCACCGAGCGCCGGGTGATTTTCAGCCCGGAAATCGAAGGCCCCCGCATTGAGGAGGCCCGCTGGGAAGGTCGGGTGTTTCTGGAGGTGGCCAAACAGGTCAAACCCGAGCGGGCAGAGCACCTGACCTACACCCACATGGGCGCACTGCGCGAGGAAATCTCACAGGTGATCCCCATGTACCGGGGCATCGAGAAACTGCAGAAACGTGGCGATGCTTTCCAGTACGGCGGAGAAATGCTGTGCAGAGGAGGGCACTGTCCCACCCCGGATGGCAAGGCCCACTTCAAGGCCCTGACCCTGCCTGAACGCACCCTGCCCGAAGGGGCTTTCTCGCTGGTGACGCGCCGGGGCAAGCAGTTCAACAGCATGATCCACGAGAACATCGACCCCGTGAACAAGGCCCCCAGAGATGCAGTGCTGATCAGCCATTTCGATGCAGAGTTGCTGGGCCTGAAAAAAGGCGACACAGTGCGGGTGCACAACACCCACGGTGAACTGCTGGGCACTGCTTTCCCCTGTGAGCTGAAACGCGGTGGCCTGCAGGTCCACTGGCCTGAAGGGAACGTCCTCTTGGACCCCAGCAAACACTCTCCCAGGGCCCACATTCCCGCTTACAAGGAGTCTTTTGCCTTCCTCGAAAAGCGTGCGTGA
- a CDS encoding arginase codes for MTLLSIDWDFYAGMIEHVFDSPFWGTPDLEYHRQERWWDLARKRGGGLEALQEDFPLYGDPLELLKYQGLPVAAALSHDSAWEWLAGFEAAEVVNVDSHHDLFSLSGNPEQVRPGNWAGLGLKRGKILQYTCIYPEWHSEVRVTEGFDLHRTHEEIILHFSKDLLDRIQLQKGQPLPDPGEVQGVLLVQSPAWTNPIYDPLFFELLEGLQAVRLTEPVRRYK; via the coding sequence ATGACCCTCCTCAGCATCGACTGGGATTTTTACGCTGGCATGATCGAGCATGTCTTTGACAGCCCTTTCTGGGGCACCCCGGATCTGGAATACCACCGCCAGGAGCGCTGGTGGGATCTGGCCCGCAAAAGGGGAGGAGGGCTGGAGGCATTGCAGGAGGATTTTCCACTTTATGGGGATCCCCTGGAACTCCTGAAATACCAGGGATTGCCTGTTGCCGCTGCCCTCAGCCATGACAGTGCCTGGGAGTGGCTGGCAGGTTTTGAGGCAGCAGAGGTGGTCAATGTGGATTCCCACCACGACCTGTTTTCCCTGAGTGGAAACCCTGAGCAGGTGCGGCCCGGAAACTGGGCCGGGCTGGGTTTGAAACGGGGAAAAATCCTGCAGTACACTTGCATTTATCCTGAATGGCACAGCGAAGTGCGGGTGACGGAGGGCTTTGATCTGCACAGAACCCATGAAGAAATCATCCTGCACTTTTCAAAAGACCTGCTGGACCGCATTCAATTGCAGAAGGGCCAGCCGCTGCCTGATCCTGGGGAGGTCCAGGGGGTGCTGCTGGTGCAATCTCCAGCCTGGACGAATCCCATTTATGACCCGCTGTTTTTTGAGTTGCTGGAGGGCTTGCAGGCCGTCAGGCTCACCGAACCTGTTCGGCGCTACAAATGA
- a CDS encoding S41 family peptidase produces the protein METLDQNLLSSSTRSQLLSLLAVQFRDHYVYPQTGQVLAAALEEWATQETTDKTATASWCKALTARLRQLIPDKHLNVFPQTVEETRGQAPHRGIQKFEFLNGDIAYLELTGFFELEEAAPMMDAVMTLARPSKALIIDLRRNGGGSGDSVLHLCSHLLPANTHLQTFHQRGSNFQRQTWTLPYLQHRDTEKPVVVLTSGRTGSAAEEFCYNLQALKRATLIGEPTAGAAHTVSIISLNEQVGAFIPSGHPISPYTQTHWEGIGVQPDIHVKSEDALQVALDHLSKP, from the coding sequence ATGGAAACCCTTGATCAGAACCTGCTGTCCAGCAGCACACGCAGCCAGTTGCTTTCCCTGCTTGCCGTCCAGTTCAGAGACCACTATGTCTACCCGCAGACCGGACAGGTGCTGGCTGCCGCCCTGGAAGAATGGGCCACCCAGGAAACCACCGACAAAACAGCCACCGCCAGCTGGTGCAAAGCCCTGACCGCCAGATTGCGGCAACTCATCCCGGACAAACACCTCAACGTGTTCCCCCAGACCGTGGAAGAAACCCGAGGGCAGGCGCCTCACAGAGGCATCCAGAAATTTGAATTCCTGAATGGAGACATCGCTTATCTGGAACTCACAGGGTTTTTTGAACTTGAGGAGGCTGCGCCCATGATGGATGCAGTGATGACCCTGGCCCGGCCCTCAAAAGCCCTGATCATCGATTTGCGCAGAAACGGTGGAGGCAGCGGAGACAGCGTGCTGCACCTGTGCAGCCACCTGCTTCCTGCCAACACCCACCTGCAGACCTTCCACCAGCGGGGCAGCAACTTCCAGCGTCAGACCTGGACCCTGCCTTACCTTCAACACCGGGACACCGAAAAACCTGTGGTGGTGCTGACCAGTGGCCGCACCGGATCGGCGGCAGAGGAGTTCTGCTACAACCTGCAGGCTTTGAAACGGGCCACCCTGATTGGAGAACCCACCGCTGGCGCAGCCCACACGGTCAGCATCATCTCCCTGAACGAACAGGTGGGTGCCTTCATCCCTTCAGGACATCCCATCAGCCCTTACACCCAGACCCACTGGGAAGGCATTGGCGTGCAACCCGACATCCATGTGAAAAGCGAAGATGCCCTGCAGGTGGCCCTGGACCACCTGAGCAAGCCATGA
- a CDS encoding ROK family protein, whose protein sequence is MKLSDEEQKVLQAVLWYGPQSKQQLAVHTRLSRSKVGQVLEDLTSGGWIVDIGQQESSGGRKANLYSLNAGLGYLIGIDLGVSEVKIAIADTALQVIGIHSHPIETRAGAGVVMATVARLIDDLLKQHDIKPERLMSLAMGVPSPIEKSTGLLVSPPVMPNWEGFSIQEYFVHRLAVPVPVYVDNDTNLMALGELWNARRAEEGDKFDSFMVLKLSTGIGAGIVIAGNIYRGAFGGAGEIGHIPLDPEGPRCNCGQTGCLEVMAGARAILRSATEAGQRGQSEFFAQVLKERDQLTVNDVSQAASEGDSAANAIIQAAGLKIGQVLAGLTNVLCPSHILIGGELAHIGPLMLAGIRQSVYGRAMPLATRKLIVDYTRLGDHAGLMGSLAFSMLSYLGQE, encoded by the coding sequence ATGAAGCTCTCGGACGAAGAACAAAAAGTTTTACAGGCTGTGCTCTGGTATGGTCCGCAAAGCAAGCAACAGCTTGCCGTGCACACCCGCCTCTCCAGAAGCAAGGTGGGCCAGGTTTTAGAAGACCTGACCTCCGGGGGCTGGATTGTGGACATCGGACAGCAGGAGTCCAGTGGGGGCCGCAAAGCCAACCTGTACTCCCTCAATGCCGGACTGGGCTACCTGATTGGCATTGACCTGGGGGTCAGTGAGGTCAAGATTGCCATTGCAGACACCGCACTGCAGGTCATTGGCATCCACAGCCACCCCATTGAAACCCGCGCTGGTGCTGGTGTGGTGATGGCCACGGTGGCCAGACTGATTGATGACCTGCTCAAACAGCACGACATCAAACCCGAACGCCTGATGAGCCTCGCCATGGGGGTGCCCAGCCCCATCGAAAAAAGCACCGGGTTGCTGGTCAGCCCTCCGGTGATGCCCAACTGGGAAGGGTTTTCCATTCAGGAGTACTTCGTGCACCGTCTGGCGGTGCCCGTTCCGGTTTATGTGGACAACGACACCAACCTGATGGCCCTGGGCGAACTCTGGAACGCCCGCCGTGCCGAAGAAGGAGACAAATTCGACAGCTTCATGGTGCTGAAACTCTCCACCGGCATTGGGGCTGGCATTGTGATTGCCGGGAACATCTACCGAGGTGCTTTTGGTGGCGCTGGCGAAATCGGGCACATCCCCCTGGACCCCGAAGGCCCCCGTTGCAACTGCGGTCAGACCGGCTGCCTGGAGGTGATGGCAGGTGCACGGGCCATCCTGCGATCTGCCACCGAAGCAGGTCAACGTGGTCAGAGTGAATTTTTCGCCCAGGTCCTGAAAGAACGGGACCAGCTGACCGTCAACGATGTGTCCCAGGCTGCCAGCGAAGGAGACAGTGCTGCCAACGCCATCATTCAGGCGGCAGGCCTGAAGATTGGACAGGTGCTGGCAGGATTGACCAATGTGCTGTGCCCCTCGCACATCCTGATTGGCGGAGAACTGGCCCACATTGGACCCCTGATGCTGGCCGGAATCCGCCAGAGCGTGTACGGACGCGCCATGCCCCTGGCCACCCGCAAACTGATCGTGGATTACACCCGTCTGGGAGACCACGCAGGCCTGATGGGCAGTCTGGCCTTCTCGATGCTGTCTTACCTGGGTCAGGAGTGA
- a CDS encoding extracellular solute-binding protein, whose translation MSKKRIFWLLSAALAAGIGTAQAEGVTLTIACGAVGQELEMCKTGVAAWAKKTGNTVKVFESPNLTNDRLALYQQQLAAKSDTIDVYQIDVVWPGILYNHFVDLKGKVPASEIEDHFPAIIQANTVGSKLVAIPWFTDAGLLFYRKDLLEKYGYKAAPKTWSELANMAVKIQNGERKTNKSFQGFVFQGKDYEGLTCDALEWITSYKGGSIVDASGKVTINNVRAVAALTQAASWVKKIAPEGVTTYAEEDARGIFQ comes from the coding sequence ATGTCGAAAAAACGTATTTTCTGGCTTCTCAGTGCTGCTCTTGCCGCAGGGATTGGCACTGCTCAAGCAGAAGGTGTCACCCTGACGATTGCGTGTGGAGCGGTCGGCCAGGAACTGGAAATGTGCAAAACAGGGGTGGCCGCATGGGCCAAAAAGACCGGCAACACCGTCAAGGTCTTTGAATCCCCCAACCTCACCAACGACCGTCTGGCCCTCTACCAGCAGCAACTCGCTGCCAAGAGCGACACCATCGATGTCTACCAGATTGACGTGGTCTGGCCTGGCATTCTCTACAACCACTTCGTCGACCTGAAAGGCAAAGTCCCTGCCAGCGAAATCGAAGACCACTTCCCCGCCATCATTCAGGCCAACACCGTGGGCAGCAAACTGGTGGCCATCCCCTGGTTCACCGATGCCGGTCTGCTGTTCTACCGCAAAGACCTGCTGGAAAAATACGGCTACAAAGCCGCTCCCAAAACCTGGAGCGAGCTGGCCAACATGGCCGTCAAGATCCAGAACGGCGAGAGAAAAACCAACAAGAGCTTCCAGGGCTTTGTCTTCCAGGGCAAAGACTACGAAGGCCTCACCTGTGACGCCCTCGAATGGATCACCAGCTACAAAGGCGGCAGCATCGTGGACGCCAGTGGCAAAGTGACCATCAACAATGTCCGCGCTGTGGCTGCCCTGACGCAGGCTGCCAGCTGGGTGAAGAAAATCGCTCCCGAAGGCGTGACCACCTACGCTGAAGAAGATGCCCGCGGCATCTTCCAGT